A single region of the Acidobacteriota bacterium genome encodes:
- a CDS encoding carbohydrate kinase, with protein sequence MALPAHLVVGIGEALWDMLPTGKHLGGAPLNFAYIASLLGEHAIIASRIGNDSLGAQIQSELAGRNLDTSGIQTDLKLPTGTVEVRFRAGQPEYEIRQPVAWDALEWTPKWREIAANCDAVCCGSLAQRTPKSRETIQNFLENTRPECLRVFDINLRRPFYERGIIDSSLHLATILKLNDVELPEIAAILGLKSASNGALMRELLDKYGLKVVLVTCGERGAMAAQGEKVVSHPGFKVRVRDTIGAGDAFTAAAIHCILRGLELQKTLAFANKWASWVASEAGAMPQMDDAQRLKLLAEAAVSVF encoded by the coding sequence ATGGCTCTGCCCGCACACTTGGTAGTCGGCATTGGCGAAGCTCTGTGGGACATGCTTCCCACGGGCAAACATCTCGGCGGGGCGCCGCTCAACTTCGCGTACATCGCTTCCCTGCTGGGCGAGCATGCAATCATCGCCTCCCGAATCGGGAATGACTCGCTGGGCGCGCAGATTCAGTCGGAGCTCGCCGGACGCAATCTCGACACCAGCGGTATTCAGACCGATTTGAAACTTCCAACAGGTACCGTGGAGGTTCGATTCAGAGCCGGTCAGCCGGAGTACGAAATCCGCCAGCCGGTCGCCTGGGATGCGCTCGAATGGACCCCGAAATGGCGCGAAATAGCCGCTAACTGTGACGCCGTCTGCTGCGGAAGCCTGGCGCAAAGAACCCCAAAATCGCGTGAAACCATTCAAAATTTTCTCGAAAACACGCGCCCGGAGTGTCTGCGAGTCTTCGATATCAATCTTCGAAGGCCGTTTTATGAGCGCGGAATCATCGATTCGTCGCTCCATTTGGCGACCATTTTGAAGTTAAATGACGTGGAATTGCCCGAAATAGCGGCGATCTTGGGCCTGAAAAGCGCTTCTAACGGCGCGCTAATGCGCGAATTGCTGGACAAATACGGCCTTAAAGTGGTGCTGGTAACGTGCGGAGAGCGTGGCGCAATGGCTGCACAAGGCGAAAAAGTCGTGTCGCATCCCGGCTTTAAGGTGCGCGTGCGCGACACAATCGGCGCCGGCGACGCCTTTACTGCCGCCGCCATCCACTGCATTTTGCGCGGATTAGAGCTGCAAAAGACGCTGGCATTTGCCAATAAATGGGCGTCCTGGGTGGCTTCGGAAGCGGGCGCAATGCCGCAAATGGATGATGCGCAACGGCTGAAACTGCTCGCGGAAGCCGCAGTTTCCGTCTTTTAA
- a CDS encoding lactate permease, protein MAWTQTYDPFGHWWLSTLCAALPIIVLFVLLAGLQVRPHLAALAGVATAMVVATTAFHMPVSLAAASFLYGVSFGLLKIVWIVVAAVFLYDVSVEAGKFEIMQRSIARITYDQRLQVLLVAFCFGAFIEGCAGFGSPVAIAGAFMIGLGFRPFHAAALNLIANTAPVAWGAIGIPVHTLAAVCGLPEPDLSAMIGRILPITAVIVPFWLVRAMVGWELTFEVLPAILVVGFSFGATQFFWANYMDSNLVDITSGVVSMIVLVVFLKLWKPKRLWREGKVFTATLSVTTKSLSKEEADRIRQSLIDNPPPDPKVFMRERRKEAALAWLPFLILSVIVLLWGLPTIKTAMNRYTTPAFQRGGWEFPILHNNVMRAAPVVAKPTREAARFDFNWLSATGSGCFLAAVISGFILGLSPRRLLRVFGHTLYRMRFAILAISFMLGLGYVTRYSGLDAVLGLAFTRSGRFYPFFGTFLGWLGVALTGSDTSSNALFGSLQRITSQQLGLDPVLMCAANSAGGVMGKMVDAQSICVATAATNQLGNEGQIFRFVVWHSIALGAIVGLIVLMYAYVFPQAVPHGLILGH, encoded by the coding sequence ATGGCCTGGACCCAGACCTACGATCCGTTCGGACATTGGTGGCTGTCCACGTTGTGCGCGGCGCTGCCGATTATTGTGCTCTTCGTGTTGCTGGCTGGACTGCAGGTACGTCCGCATCTGGCTGCGTTAGCCGGCGTGGCGACGGCGATGGTCGTCGCGACTACGGCGTTTCACATGCCTGTCTCGCTCGCCGCGGCTAGCTTTCTGTACGGTGTCTCATTTGGATTGCTGAAGATTGTCTGGATCGTAGTGGCTGCCGTCTTTCTCTACGACGTCTCAGTCGAGGCCGGCAAATTCGAGATCATGCAGCGCTCGATTGCTCGCATCACTTATGACCAGCGCCTGCAGGTGCTGCTCGTGGCCTTCTGCTTCGGCGCGTTCATCGAAGGCTGTGCCGGATTTGGATCGCCGGTCGCGATTGCCGGCGCGTTCATGATCGGCCTGGGATTCCGTCCCTTCCACGCCGCTGCGCTCAACTTGATCGCGAACACCGCTCCAGTCGCATGGGGAGCGATCGGCATCCCGGTACACACGCTGGCTGCGGTTTGCGGCCTGCCTGAGCCGGATTTGAGCGCGATGATTGGACGCATCCTTCCCATCACGGCGGTCATAGTTCCATTTTGGCTGGTGCGCGCCATGGTGGGATGGGAGCTGACCTTCGAAGTGCTGCCGGCGATCCTCGTCGTTGGATTCTCCTTCGGCGCCACGCAGTTCTTCTGGGCGAACTACATGGATAGCAATCTTGTGGATATCACCAGTGGAGTCGTCTCGATGATTGTGCTGGTGGTGTTTCTGAAGCTCTGGAAACCGAAGCGCTTATGGCGAGAGGGAAAGGTTTTTACAGCGACACTGAGTGTCACGACGAAGTCTCTGTCAAAGGAGGAGGCAGACCGCATTCGCCAGTCGCTGATCGATAACCCGCCGCCAGATCCGAAGGTATTTATGCGCGAGCGGCGCAAAGAAGCAGCATTGGCCTGGCTGCCGTTCCTCATTCTTTCCGTCATCGTGTTGCTTTGGGGCCTGCCAACCATTAAGACCGCCATGAATCGCTACACAACTCCGGCATTCCAGCGCGGCGGCTGGGAGTTCCCGATTCTGCACAACAACGTGATGCGCGCGGCTCCTGTAGTGGCCAAGCCCACGCGCGAAGCGGCGAGGTTCGATTTCAACTGGCTCTCAGCCACGGGCAGCGGATGCTTTCTTGCCGCCGTCATCTCGGGTTTCATTCTGGGACTCAGTCCGCGACGGCTGCTGCGTGTCTTCGGCCACACCTTGTATCGAATGCGCTTTGCCATACTCGCGATCTCGTTCATGCTCGGCTTGGGCTACGTCACGCGATATTCAGGCCTCGATGCCGTTTTGGGACTCGCTTTTACCCGCTCCGGAAGGTTTTATCCATTCTTCGGAACCTTCCTGGGATGGCTCGGAGTGGCGCTCACCGGCAGCGACACGTCGTCAAACGCGCTCTTCGGCAGCCTGCAGCGCATTACCTCGCAGCAGCTCGGCCTAGATCCGGTGCTGATGTGCGCCGCCAACAGCGCCGGCGGCGTAATGGGGAAGATGGTGGATGCGCAGTCGATCTGCGTGGCAACAGCAGCGACCAATCAGCTTGGAAACGAGGGCCAGATCTTCCGCTTCGTGGTGTGGCACTCGATCGCACTGGGAGCGATCGTGGGATTGATCGTTTTGATGTACGCCTATGTATTTCCCCAGGCAGTGCCACACGGACTGATCCTGGGACACTAG
- a CDS encoding VapC toxin family PIN domain ribonuclease: MIILDTNVLSALMQQEPDKKVVAWLDQQPRTSIWTTSLTLLEVRFGLQIMARGKRRSLLMQAFENLLDMMSQRVAPFDAAAARQAADLRASRKRRGRPGELRDTMIAGIVVAHHAALATRNLSHFEDLSVPVVNPWLA, from the coding sequence ATGATTATTCTCGACACCAACGTGCTTTCCGCATTAATGCAGCAGGAGCCCGATAAGAAAGTTGTGGCGTGGCTCGACCAGCAGCCCCGAACATCGATCTGGACTACGTCATTGACGCTTCTCGAAGTGCGATTCGGGCTGCAGATCATGGCCAGGGGAAAACGCAGATCTTTGCTGATGCAAGCATTTGAAAATCTGCTCGACATGATGAGCCAGCGGGTCGCACCGTTTGATGCCGCCGCGGCCAGGCAGGCGGCTGACTTGAGGGCATCTCGTAAACGACGAGGCCGACCGGGAGAGCTGCGGGACACGATGATCGCAGGGATCGTCGTTGCGCATCACGCTGCGCTCGCCACGCGCAACCTGAGTCACTTTGAAGATTTGTCCGTCCCTGTAGTTAACCCCTGGCTCGCCTAA
- a CDS encoding toxin-antitoxin system, with protein sequence MGQLVVRNLASAVKERLQQRARRNRRSMEEEVREILRNAVINDDEGSARGLGSEIARLFAKTGLHSDIAELRGNEINPASFES encoded by the coding sequence ATGGGGCAGCTTGTGGTGCGGAATCTCGCGAGCGCTGTGAAGGAACGGTTGCAGCAGCGGGCCCGGCGGAATCGCCGAAGCATGGAGGAGGAGGTGCGTGAAATTCTTCGCAATGCGGTCATTAATGATGATGAAGGCTCGGCTCGCGGACTTGGCTCCGAGATTGCCCGCTTGTTCGCCAAAACCGGATTGCACTCTGACATTGCAGAATTGCGAGGTAACGAAATAAACCCGGCATCGTTCGAGTCATGA